Within Xanthomonas oryzae pv. oryzae, the genomic segment CGGGTTACAGGCACACCTTCCCCGCAACGGGCATTAACTCTTTGCGCTTCAGCCACAGATTCGACAGCGCAAACAGCGTCAGCATCTGCGCGGTGTTCTTGACCAGGCCGCGATAGCGCACATTGACGTAGCCAAACTGACGCTTGATCACCCGGAACGGGTGTTCCACCTTCGCCCGCAGGCTGGCCTTGGTGTGCTCCCACCGCTTGGCCAACTTCAATTCGCGTTTGCTTTTGATCTGCTTCAGCTTCGAGGGTTTCTCGGCGATCAGGTAGCGCAGCTTGCGTTTGCGCTTCATCTCTTCGCGCTTCTCAAGCCCAGTGTAGCCGCTGTCCCCGCACACCGTATCCTCCTTGCCGTGCAGCAGCTTGTGCGCTTGCGTGATATCGGCCACGTTGGCCGCTGTGCATTCGACGTGGTGCACCAGCCCGGAGTCATCGTCCACCCCGATGTGCGCCTTCATCCCGAAGTCATACTGATTCCCTTTCTTGGTCTGGTGCATGTCCGGATCGCGCTCGCCCTGCTTGTTCTTGGTCGAACTGGGCGCCGCAATGATCGTGCCATCCACGATCGTCCCGCCCCGCAGACTCTGCCCTTTACGCGACAGGTGCGCGTTGACCCGGTTGAACAGCTTGCGCGCCAGATCATGCCGCTCCAGCAGATGCCGGAAGTGGAGAATCGTCGTTTCATCCGGCACCTCGTCCAGCCCGCCGATCTTGGCGAAACGGCGCATCGACACCGTGTCGTACAGCGCTTCTTCCGCCGAGGGATCGCTCAGCGCATACCACTGCTGCAAAAAGTGGATGCGCAGCATCGTTTCCAGCCGATACGGCTGTCGCCCCGGCTGCCCCGACTTTGGATAGTGCGGCTCGATCAGCGCCAGCAGGCCCTTCCACGGCACGACCTGGTCCATCTCGGCCAAGAACACCTCACGCCGCGTCCGCTTGCGCTTGCCGTTGTACTCCGCGTCGCCGGCGGAACACTGCGATGCGCAGCTGCGCCACCGCATCCAGATGCGGCAGCACCTGCGTGCCGAGCACCGTTTCCACAATCAGGGGGAGCCAGTCATGCCGGTCATGCCGGTCATGCCGGTCATGGTAAGCCAGCCAGGCGCTGCTGCAACGCCACGCGTCAACGCAGCCAATGCCAATGGTGCAAAACCTTGGTCTGCGGCTGTTGCCGCAGCAACCACACCGCCGCGTCTTCGGTGGCCAGCAGCATTCCGAGCAGCGCATCGGTGCTGCGTGCCCAATAGCGGCCGTTGCTGAGTCTTTGCCGGGGCCCGTCGCTGCGGGTGCGTGCCTTGCGGGGCGAAACCCGGCATCGCGGTGCTGCATGCAAAAACGCATGCTTGCACCAGACCTTGCGCTGGTTGCACTGCTCGTCCGGCTCGGTGACCTGCACATCTTCGGTATACGGCAGCACCCGCACCGGCGCGATGAACTGCTGCTCGCCGGCCTTGCTCTGCGCCACCCACGCTACCGCCTCGTCGTGGTAGCGTGGGCGGTCCTGCACCGCGCCACGGATCAGCAGTCAGGGAATCAGCAACAGCAGCATCAGCCCGCCATGGTGGCGAACCGCAATAACAGTTTCAGGGATTTCATCGGCCATCCTCATCTTGTTGGGAGGTGGCCAGGGTGCGATGCGCCGGTGTTGGGGGTTTGAGGCGAATTTGAAAACGAATGTGACGTGGGCGACCCGGATGCCCGCCGGTCTGCACAGTGACGCAATGAGGAAATGCAGCTGTCAGATTGCAAAAGTGCCATACACGCCCAAGACAGACCTCCGTTTAATCGACATCGCTTCGCATTGCCGGAGCGCAAAGCAGCTTCAAACGCAACGATACGCGTGCAGTTGCACAGTTCTGAACCACACCTTTCTGATTACTGATTAGCCCTGACCCTCAGCTGGATTTTTGTTGCAGTCCTGCAAATAGCTTCGTTTTACCGATGTGTTCCATGATGTCTGATCTTGGCGCTCCTGACGCGAGGAGCCGGTGCGAAGTTCTTTCAGCCAGGGCCCCATGGCGGCCTGGCATTGGGCCGGTTTAGCGATAAGCGCGGAGGTGCTGCAGCTGAAGGTCAGGGCTAATCAGGTTCTGATTTGATTTCGGCTTTCTCATTTTGCTGTTCTTCTCGGACGTGTTAGCCGCGTTCGCTGCCTCAGCGCTTTCGCGGCTGCGTGTCTGCTCCGCTGTGGTTGTAGAACTGCGCACGGCTGCATTCCTTTTCGCCTGGAGTCTGCTTTGCATGAACACGCACCGCCCATTTGCCCTTTGCCTGCTCGCCACCTTGAGTCTGACCACTACCGCCGCACAGGCGGAAGTGCACGGAAAGGGCCTGAAACCGTCGTCATTGATGCAGCCCGTCACCCCGCTGTTCGGTACCGAAAGCGTTAGCAAACCGCTGCCTGCCAGTGTCGACCTGACCAAGTGGGCAATCACACCGGGCAGCCAGGGCCCGGTAAATTCATGTGCGTCATGGGCGATCGGGTATACCTTGACCGGTTGGTACGCCAACGCCAACAAACAGGCACATAAGCTCTTTGCCCCGATGTATCTGTATAGCCAGGTCGATGACGGTGTCGATGCCGGCTCTACGATGGAAGCACCACTGGACGTCGCGCTGGAGCAAGGTATCGACACCGAGCAGCATTACTCGTGGGGCGATTACGACTTTAAGCACAAACCCACCGGCGCCGACCGTGCCAACGCAGCGAAGAACCCGACGGCGTACAGAAAATACACCGTGTTGTATTCGGGCGTTGGGAATGGGGGACGCGTCTTGATCGAACAGATCAAGCTCGCCCTCGCTTCTTCCACGCCGGTGGTGATCGGCTTCTATGTGCGCCGGGGCTTTGGCGAACTGACACCAACAAATCAGGTCGATTACGACATCAATACGCCGCTTGATGGCGGTCATGCCGTCGTCGCGCTGGGCTACGACAAAGAAGGACTGATCGTGGAAAACAGCTGGGGCACCTATTGGGGCAACAAGGGCTTCGGCAAGCTGTCCTGGGCGGTGGTCGCAAAAGACGTTTTCAGCGCTCACGTGGTCTACTAATTCCACTGTGTTACAAATAATCGTACCTTTGTGCCACTATTGGAAGACCTTCAGGCCGCGCGGGAGAGCTGTGTTGAATAGGACACTGGAAGTGCGTTTTGAACAGTACGGGGAAGTAGTTGCTGCCGCCCTGTCCCATGCGGATCGCAAACAGCCCGCACACTGGTACCTGAAGGGGTTGCTACTGCCTGGAGGGCGCAAGAGCGTGGAGCCCATGGCCGCGCGGGTGCACCCGCAGAACGTGCGCTCAGCCCATCAATCGATGCACCATCTGGTGGCCGATGCCGACTGGAGCGATCAAGCGCTGCTGGCGGCGGTGGCGGCACAGGTGCTGCCGACCCTGAGCAGGAAGAGCGCAGCGTGTCACTGGATCGTGGACGACACGGGATTTTCAAAGAAAGGGGTGCATTCGGTCGGTGTTGCACGCCAGTACTGCGGCCGCCTTGGCAAGACGGACAATTGCCAGGTTGCCGTGAGTTTGTCGATCGCCAACGAACACGGCAGCCTGCCAGTGGGCTATCGGCTGTATCTTCCCGAGCAGTGGGCTCAGGACACTGTGCGGCGCAAGAAGGCAGGCGTTCCGGATCAGGTCGTGTTTCAGACCAAGACAGCGCTGGCCATGGATCAGATCGACAGCGCGCTGGCGACAGGGATTGCGGCAGGCGTCGTGCTAGCCGATGCGGCCTACGGCACCGAGACCCACTGGCGAGACCAGCTCAGCGAACGCGGCCTGCTGTACATGGTTGGCGTCCGCAGCAACACGAAGGTCTGGTGGGGATCGCACCAACCTGCGCCCATGCCGCCAGCCAGCCCTAAGAACCTGTTCACAATCTTATTCAAACCGTGCAAACTCCACGAATGCGCGAGAAGAACTATCCAAGTGACGTGAGCCGTGAGCGGTTCGAGCAAATCCGCCCGATTCTGGAGCAAGCCCGCAAGCGCACCAAGCCTGTGACAGTGGATATGTATGAGGTGTGGTGCGCAGTGCTGTATCTGCTACGGACAGGTTGCCCGTGGCGTGCGTTGCCCAGTGACTTTCCGAAGTGGCGCACGGTGCATTCCTACTTTGCCAAGTGGAGCGAAGTGGACGATGAAGGAATGAGCCTGCTGGAGCGGGCGCTTAAAAAATCAGGTTGGCGCGGCCCGCGAGAAACAGGGGCGCAAGGCCTGCAGTACGTTCTTGATCGTGGACGCGCAGAGCGTGAAGAACAGTGATACAGCCGGCCAGAAAGGCTATGACGCGGGCAAGAAGGTATCGGGGATCAAGCGCCACATCGCGGTGGATACGCAAGGCTTTCCACATGCCGTTGCGGTGACCACGGCGGAAGTCACCGATCGTCAAGGTGCGCTGGAGGCATTGAAACGCTGCCGATCGGGTTTAGGTCGGGTGAAACGCCTGCTGTGCGACAGCGGCTACACCGGAGATCCCTTCGCCGAGGGCGTACAGGACATTCTGGGCAAGCATGTCACCGTACAGATTGCCAAGCGCAGCGAGCTGCATACCTTCAAGGTCATGCCCAAGCGCTGGAGTGTCGAACGCAGCTTTGCCTGGCTGGAGAAGAACCGGAGGCTATGGAAGAACTGCGAGCGAAGGCTCAATACCAGCTTGCAGTTCATCCACCTGGCGTTCCTGGCACTGCTGCTCAGGAGATCGTGAACAGGTTCTAAGGGCGGTCGGCCCCGCACACGACCGATGCGCGATAGCGCGCATGCGCCGATCTCGGTACATGAAGTCGCGCAGCGCTTGCCCGCAAGGACGTATCGGCAGGTCAGCTGGCGCCAGGGCAGCGACGCAACGCTCAGTTCGCGGTTCGCGGCGGTGCGGGTTCGTGCCGCACACAATCGCCAGGCACATGACGAGCAGTGGCTGCTGATCGAGTGGCCGCCGGGAGAGTCCGAGCCCCGCCACTACTGGTTCTCGACGCTACCAAAGCAAACGCCGGTCAAGACACTGGTTGCCACGGCACAAGGCCGATGGCGGATTGAACGCGATTATCAGGAGCTGAAGTCGGAGTTGGGCCTGCATCACTATGAAGGGCGTAACTGGCGTGGTTTTCACCATCACGCCAGTCTGTGCATAGCCGCATACGGGTTCTTGATGCGCGAGCGCCTGCGCAGTAAAAAAAACTCCGTCGCATTCAAGATGCCTGCAGTATCCAAAAGCGCCCGCCCGCGCGGGTCTGGCCCCAATGCAACGTCACCATCCCAACTCGATTGCCACGCTGGCCTTCGGACTGGCTAGGCTTATCGCCAGAAGCCTCCCACACTGCCCGTGTTGCGGGGTCTCACCGTACCAACGGATTCGTATTTAGTAACACAGTAGAACTAACACCCAACGACCACGTGCCTTACGGTGCGATTAATCATAAGTCAGAAATATAGGCGACACCTGGATGCCTGAAGAACGAGCGCACCAATTCTGGTCGAGCTGCAATGTCGGACAACTGATCATGCACCTGATCGGCCAGCTTCTCGCCACTGCGCAGCGGGCTGCGCGCTACGCCCGTGCGCTTGGTGTAGCTCCACACCAACTCGTCGGGATTCAAGTCCGGCGCGTCACCCGGCAGGAAATGCAGCGTCAACCTGCCCTTCAGGCTGTCCACGTCATCGCGCACGCCACGGGTCTTGTGAGCAGGCAAACCATCAAGCACCAGATGGATTGGACGGCGACGGCCCTTCATCATCAGCTTGAGCAGGGCCACGAACAATTCACCGTTCAAGCCGCCGCTGTACACGGCGAACCAGAACCCGCCCTTGCTGTTCACCGCCGAGGCCGCACTGATGCTCTGGCGCTGCCCCGGCAGCGCGACAACCGGCGTGACGCCCTTGACGGCCCACGTCCGTCCTTGCACCGCATCGGCACGGAAGCCAGACGCGTCCCAGAAGTCAATCTCGGCCTTTTCCCGCTTGGCGTGCTTCACGATCGCCGGGTACGTCTGCTTCTCCCACTGCGCTACCGCCAGTGGATCGCGCTGATAGGCGTGTTGCAGCGGCTTCTGTGGGCTCAGCCCCAGCCGCGCCAGCAACGTCCCGACGCTGGCCAGACTCAACCGTGCGGCAAACTTCTTCTCGATCAGTTTTCGCACGACCTGCAGCGTCCACAAACCAAAGTCGAAGCCATGCTGGCGAGGGTTATTACCATTGACCCAGCCGAACACCTGGCGCTCCTGCGCCGGCGTCAACGTCCGCGGGCGACCGCTGCCCTTACGCGTCATCAATGCGCCAGCGCCGCCCTCCTGTGCTCGCGCCAGCACTTTGTACGCCCAGCCGCGATGCAACCCGAACGACGAGGCCACTTCGGCCGGCGATTCGCCTTCGCCCATCCGTTGCAACGCCATCAGGCGCATTTCTTCCAGCGCTGCCCGCGATACCAAACGTCCGTCTCTCTTCTTCATGGATGGTTGGACAGCAGTCGTCGACATTTGCTCCCTAATTTACTGACTTATTAGGAAAGCGGTTGCGGCATGTGCTTTGGCGCATGTCGCAGCCTTGGATGCGCTACGGTCGCCTCCGGTAACGCGACCCGCTGCAAAGCGCCTGCCCGGCCGCTCAGCCAATTGGCAGGGGCAACATCGCCATCGCACCACCGCCGTCACGATTGCCTGGTGTGACGTCCCCACCATGCAGGCGCGCCACCTCACCCACGAACGGCAGACCAAGGCCCGAGCCGCGTTGGCCGGTCTGCGGGAGTGCCAGCGAATAGAAACGCTCGAAGACGCGCTCGATCGCGTAATCCGGCACGCCGCTGCCACGGTCTTCGTCCGCCAACTCCCAATGTTCATCGCGCAGCTGCGGATGCAGACGCACGCAGCTGTCCTGCGGCGAAAACGCGATGGCGTTTTCCAGCAGATTGATCAATGCCTGACGCAGCAGGAAGCCATCACCGAGTACGTGGTGATCGCCTGAGGTCGCAGCGCTTGCATCGACGTCCACCATCACGCCAGTCGCCGCAGCACGCAGCGATATCGCCTCCGCAGCAGCCTGTGGCAGCCTCCTGAGACCGATGCGTTCGCGCGTCTGCAGCCAGCCATGCTGCTCCACTTCGGCCAGCGCCAGCAGCTTGTCGATGGTTTCGGTGAGCCGCTGTTCCTGCGCGCGGATACTGGCCACAAAGTGCTGGCGATCGGTTTCCGGCACCGGCTCGGTCAACAACTCGGATGCGCTGCGAATCACCGCAAGCGGACGTTTCATCTCGTGCGTCAACGACTGCAGGTATTGCACAACATAGGCCTTGCCTTCCAGGGCCGACTCAAGTTCCAAGTGCAACACTTTTCTCCACTGCAGACCCGCGTTTTCTGTCAAAACACTGGCTCACGTAACTTTTGCACAATCAATGGCCTGCTGAGCTGTCCGTCCATACGTTACGCTAACAGCAGGTCTCTCGAGGTGTTGCACTTGACTCTTGAGACCGCCCTTGAGTCGGCCGTGTCAGGCGCATAGTCCTCGCTGCGCAGCGCGTAGAGTACGGTATCGGCAATAGCGGCTTCGTC encodes:
- a CDS encoding IS5 family transposase — translated: MRWRSCASQCSAGDAEYNGKRKRTRREVFLAEMDQVVPWKGLLALIEPHYPKSGQPGRQPYRLETMLRIHFLQQWYALSDPSAEEALYDTVSMRRFAKIGGLDEVPDETTILHFRHLLERHDLARKLFNRVNAHLSRKGQSLRGGTIVDGTIIAAPSSTKNKQGERDPDMHQTKKGNQYDFGMKAHIGVDDDSGLVHHVECTAANVADITQAHKLLHGKEDTVCGDSGYTGLEKREEMKRKRKLRYLIAEKPSKLKQIKSKRELKLAKRWEHTKASLRAKVEHPFRVIKRQFGYVNVRYRGLVKNTAQMLTLFALSNLWLKRKELMPVAGKVCL
- a CDS encoding inner membrane CreD family protein; the encoded protein is MQDRPRYHDEAVAWVAQSKAGEQQFIAPVRVLPYTEDVQVTEPDEQCNQRKVWCKHAFLHAAPRCRVSPRKARTRSDGPRQRLSNGRYWARSTDALLGMLLATEDAAVWLLRQQPQTKVLHHWHWLR
- a CDS encoding C1 family peptidase, whose translation is MNTHRPFALCLLATLSLTTTAAQAEVHGKGLKPSSLMQPVTPLFGTESVSKPLPASVDLTKWAITPGSQGPVNSCASWAIGYTLTGWYANANKQAHKLFAPMYLYSQVDDGVDAGSTMEAPLDVALEQGIDTEQHYSWGDYDFKHKPTGADRANAAKNPTAYRKYTVLYSGVGNGGRVLIEQIKLALASSTPVVIGFYVRRGFGELTPTNQVDYDINTPLDGGHAVVALGYDKEGLIVENSWGTYWGNKGFGKLSWAVVAKDVFSAHVVY
- a CDS encoding IS5 family transposase (programmed frameshift); the protein is MREKNYPSDVSRERFEQIRPILEQARKRTKPVTVDMYEVWCAVLYLLRTGCPWRALPSDFPKWRTVHSYFAKWSEVDDEGMSLLERALKKSQVGAAREKQGRKACSTFLIVDAQSVKNSDTAGQKGYDAGKKVSGIKRHIAVDTQGFPHAVAVTTAEVTDRQGALEALKRCRSGLGRVKRLLCDSGYTGDPFAEGVQDILGKHVTVQIAKRSELHTFKVMPKRWSVERSFAWLEKNRRLWKNCERRLNTSLQFIHLAFLALLLRRS
- a CDS encoding IS630 family transposase → MSTTAVQPSMKKRDGRLVSRAALEEMRLMALQRMGEGESPAEVASSFGLHRGWAYKVLARAQEGGAGALMTRKGSGRPRTLTPAQERQVFGWVNGNNPRQHGFDFGLWTLQVVRKLIEKKFAARLSLASVGTLLARLGLSPQKPLQHAYQRDPLAVAQWEKQTYPAIVKHAKREKAEIDFWDASGFRADAVQGRTWAVKGVTPVVALPGQRQSISAASAVNSKGGFWFAVYSGGLNGELFVALLKLMMKGRRRPIHLVLDGLPAHKTRGVRDDVDSLKGRLTLHFLPGDAPDLNPDELVWSYTKRTGVARSPLRSGEKLADQVHDQLSDIAARPELVRSFFRHPGVAYISDL